In the genome of Solibacillus silvestris, one region contains:
- a CDS encoding amino acid amidase, which produces MKVYISADIEGITGTTVWSETELNAPDYAQFQKQMTKEVLAAIEGAFAGGATEILLKDAHDSGRNILIENLPENVKIIRGWTQEPMCMVAGLDSSFDRAIFIGYHSEGGSEKNPLAHTLSLLADVKINGEYASEFLINTYAAALHDVPIAFVSGDQALTEHIARYNDQIVTFATKEGVGHATINVSPQTTLKQTKYLVEQSLKIDRTKLQIELPKHFTVEIIYKDHIKAYRNSFYPGATFKPHNTVQFKTTDYFEVLRLLQFLT; this is translated from the coding sequence ATGAAAGTATATATAAGTGCGGATATCGAGGGGATTACGGGCACAACAGTTTGGAGTGAAACCGAACTTAACGCTCCAGATTATGCACAGTTTCAAAAACAGATGACAAAAGAAGTGCTGGCGGCAATCGAAGGTGCATTTGCAGGCGGTGCCACAGAAATTTTACTGAAAGATGCACATGACTCAGGTCGAAATATTCTTATTGAAAACTTGCCAGAAAACGTAAAAATCATACGCGGTTGGACGCAAGAGCCGATGTGCATGGTAGCGGGACTGGACAGCAGTTTTGACCGTGCGATTTTTATTGGCTATCACAGTGAAGGCGGCAGTGAGAAGAACCCGCTTGCACATACACTGAGCTTATTGGCAGATGTCAAAATAAACGGGGAATATGCAAGTGAATTTTTAATCAATACATATGCAGCTGCACTGCATGATGTGCCGATTGCTTTTGTTAGCGGGGATCAGGCATTAACGGAGCATATCGCCCGTTACAATGACCAAATTGTCACATTCGCGACAAAAGAAGGAGTCGGTCATGCAACAATTAATGTAAGTCCGCAAACGACATTGAAACAGACGAAATATCTTGTAGAACAATCACTGAAGATTGACCGAACAAAGCTTCAAATTGAATTGCCGAAGCATTTCACCGTAGAAATTATTTATAAGGATCATATTAAAGCATACCGGAATTCGTTTTATCCGGGCGCGACATTTAAGCCGCATAATACAGTCCAGTTCAAAACAACCGATTATTTCGAGGTGTTGAGACTGTTACAATTTTTAACATAA